A stretch of DNA from Actinomycetota bacterium:
CCCTGCGCCCGCGCCTGCGGCGTCCCCTGCGCCCGCGCCCGAGGCTGCCGCTCCCGCCGCCGAGCCCGGGGCCGAGGGCGGCGCCGGCAAGAAGGGCGACGCGGAGGCGCTGAAGACCAAGACGCAGGCGACCATCCGCATCCGTACCCAGCAGGTCGACCACCTGCTCAACCTCGTGTCAGAGGTCGTCATCTCGCAGATCAAGGCCGAGCAGCGCTCGGTCGAGATGCGCGGCTTCGTGAACGACCTCGCCGACATATGGCAGCACTGGGTCCGGCTGAAGTCCGGCCTGTCCGCCATCCAGCTCGAGGACCAGTCGATCCTCGCCGGCGTGGTGGGCGACGTGGAGGCGCTCGACGACCTCATCGCCGAGTTGCGCCGCTCGGTCACCTCGTTCTCGAAGGGCTACGTCGAGGACACCACGCGCTCCACAACCGTCGTCTCCGAGCTGCAGGAGCAGGGCATGGGCCTGCGCATGCTGCCGGTGGCCACGGTGTTCAACTCGTTCCCGCGCGCGGTGCGTGACCTTGCGCGCCAGTTCAAGAAGGATGTCGAGCTCGAGCTCGAGGGCGTGGACACCGAGCTGGACAAGAAGGTCCTCGAGGAGATCAACGACCCACTCGTGCACATCATGCGCAACGCGGTCGATCACGGCATCGAGACGCCCGAGGTCCG
This window harbors:
- a CDS encoding chemotaxis protein CheA; this translates as PAPAPAASPAPAPEAAAPAAEPGAEGGAGKKGDAEALKTKTQATIRIRTQQVDHLLNLVSEVVISQIKAEQRSVEMRGFVNDLADIWQHWVRLKSGLSAIQLEDQSILAGVVGDVEALDDLIAELRRSVTSFSKGYVEDTTRSTTVVSELQEQGMGLRMLPVATVFNSFPRAVRDLARQFKKDVELELEGVDTELDKKVLEEINDPLVHIMRNAVDHGIETPEVRRAAGKPPQGTIRLAARQEGDHIVIEISDDGAGIDPDKVRAAAVRKGFITQNEADAMSDREAAYLIFEAGFSTSAIITEISGRGVGMDVVREFIVDKLKGSLDVDSKIGEGSRFRLTIPLTLAIIRALMLRVSGQVFS